The window ACGCTCGGGAGCGCGCGGAGGACCAGCTCGACCGCGTCGGCCTCGCCGACCAGCTCGACTCCTACCCCGCGGAGCTGTCCGGGGGTCAACAGCAGCGAGTCGGTATCGCGCGCGCGCTGGCGATGGAGCCGAAGCTCATGTTATTCGACGAGCCGACGAGCGCCCTGGACCCGGAGCTCATCGGCGAGGTGTTGGAGGTGATGCACGGGCTCGTCGATGAGGGGATGACGATGCTCGTCGTCACCCACGAGATGAGCTTCGCCCGCGAGGTGGCCGACGAGGTCGTGTTCCTCGACGAGGGGCACGTCGTCGAGCGGGGGCCGCCGGACCAGCTGTTCGAACGACCGGAGAAGGAGCGGACCGGCCGCTTCCTCGAACGCATCGCGAGTCACGACTGATGGCGAGCGCGACGAGACCC is drawn from Halorubrum sp. CBA1229 and contains these coding sequences:
- a CDS encoding amino acid ABC transporter ATP-binding protein, with the protein product MSDGDFLTVSDVSKWYGDEQVLHDVSFEMDRGDVTVLIGPSGSGKSTMLRCVNRLAEAQEGSIRLDGEEVLSPDLDVDDLRREVGMVFQGFNLFAHLTALNNVALGPRRVLGLSEADARERAEDQLDRVGLADQLDSYPAELSGGQQQRVGIARALAMEPKLMLFDEPTSALDPELIGEVLEVMHGLVDEGMTMLVVTHEMSFAREVADEVVFLDEGHVVERGPPDQLFERPEKERTGRFLERIASHD